A portion of the Helicoverpa zea isolate HzStark_Cry1AcR chromosome 25, ilHelZeax1.1, whole genome shotgun sequence genome contains these proteins:
- the LOC124642594 gene encoding DNA-directed RNA polymerases I, II, and III subunit RPABC5 has translation MIIPVRCFTCGKVIGNKWEAYLGLLQAEYTEGDALDALGLKRYCCRRMLLGHVDLIEKLLNYAPLEK, from the exons ATGATCATTCCAGTGCGTTGCTTTACATGTGGGAAGGTTATTGGAAACAAATGGGAGGCGTATCTCGGTCTTCTGCAAGCTGAGTACACGGAAGG TGACGCCCTCGACGCTCTCGGCTTGAAGAGGTACTGCTGCCGAAGAATGTTACTAGGCCACGTAGACCTGATTGAGAAATTACTCAACTACGCACCGTTGGAGAAGTAA